A region of the Drosophila subpulchrella strain 33 F10 #4 breed RU33 chromosome 3L, RU_Dsub_v1.1 Primary Assembly, whole genome shotgun sequence genome:
GGTTTCCGTGTGGTTGTTGTTACAGATTGCTTTGTAACGCTGgaagttgttgctgctgccgcagAGGTGGCCGTAAATTTAATCACCTCATTGCGGAAGCTGTCGCTGCTGACATAGGGTCTGTTGACCAGCTGAGTGGGCTTAGATGGACTATGACTTGGGCTCGAGGGCTTGGGCTGGGGCTTGGACTTGATGGGTGCTTGAGCGGGTACAATTGGTTTGCCTAGTAGACTGAGGAATGGATTCTGGGCATAGGATAAACTGACATGGGGCTTGACTTCTCCTGAAGTGTGTAAAGTAAGGGCAGTGGGTGTAATTAACATTGGGGCTTTCAGGAAGGGATTGCGTTCATAGTTGGGTTTTTGGGATGCCAGGTTAGGTTTGTTCTGTAGTTGGTTGTTGAAAAATGGATTGGATGCATAGAGTTTATTGCTTTGTGGCTCCTTGGGAGCTGATATATTATtcgtaattttatttttaacttttgtGGGTTGCTTAGCTGCTTGTAGGAAGGGATTTCCCACATAATTTTGATTGGCTGCTTTCTTTTGCTGTGGGCTCTCGAGCAACAACTGATGAGGCTTCACTTGTGGCCTCTCTCCATAAGGGCTGATCTTATCCGCCTCTGCAATCTCATTTCCTTCGAAGCAGTCGCTCAACTGGGCCAAGTTCTGATTTCTGCAATGTCCATTGTAGACAGTCCAGGCATTAAAGCCATCTCCGGAGAGTCGTGTGTGTTCTTCGTGGATTGTTCGTATGCACTGAACGTCATCGGATATATCTGAATCCAGCAAACGATCGCATTCAATGTGGCAGGCCTTGCCACTTGTCTGGTCATGGGAACACCAGTAGATATCGCTGATCTGGAACAGACCATGATCCTCACTGCCATCTGAATTCAGTTTTCCCACAGCTGCTGTATTGAAAGAGGACTCATGTTGTGCTATGCAAACCCAGGTGGGAATCTCCTTCATGGGTAACTTATGCTTGTGGTACAGTTCTTTGGCCAGCTCACAGCGGTTGTAGATTTTTCCCTTCGAATGTGGAGATGCCTTCTTGACCAGCTCGTTTCCCCTAGGTGGTTTCGCCACTTCCCCGGGCAGATCTTTACCCTCGAAACAGCCGGCGATATCAGCTCTAGTCTTCTGCCTGCAGTGTCCATTGTAGACAGTCCAGGCGGTGAAACCATCCCCCGAAATCCTAGTGTGCTCCTCGTAGATGGTCCTCACACACCTGACATCATCCGTGATATCCGAGTCCAGCAGGCGATTGCAGTCGATGTGACAGCCCTTGCCGCCTCCATCGCCATGTGTGCACCAGTAAAGATCGCTGATCTGGAAGAGCCCGTGATCCGCACTCCCATCCGCATTCAGGCGACCCACAGCTGCCGTTTTAAAGGAGGACTCATGCTCGGCGATGCACACCCAGGTGGCCAATTCCTGCATGGGAAACTTGTGTGAGAAATACAACTCTTGGGCTAACTCGCAGCGATTGTAAACTTTACCCGTGCGTTGATAGTGTGTTTGAAAGTGTGTCTGATAGTGTGGTTGATACTGTACTGCCTGTTTGTGGCTATAGAATGGGTTAGCGGGGGATTGGTTCTTAAGGGGTGCACCAATGGCATTGGGATGCTGTCTGGGGGGACTAGGGGGTCGTGGTCGCAGGAAGGGATTGCTCGAATAGGCAGCCCCATAGGATGGGTAACTCAAAACGGGCGCCGCTGGCCGATAATATTGGTTCACAGCCGGGCTCTGATGCACTTGGACTTGGCCATATTGATAGGCGTAGCTAACCTTGGGCTTCACAGGACCTCCTCCTCCCCCAATGGCATTGGGGTGCTGGTGAGTCGGAGGCTTGGCAAAACAGGCTGCCACCTGTTCGTAGTGCTGATTGAGGCAGTTCCTCTGGTACACGGTCCAGGCATTGAAGCCATCTCCCGAGATCTGAGTGTGCTCCTGATGGATCCTCCGGATGCACTGCACATCGTCGGCAATGCTGGTGTCCAGGAACTGATTGCAGGTGGCATGGCATCCCTTTCCAGCCCTCTGATCGTGGGTGCACCAGAAGAGGTCGCTGATCTGGAAGAGACCATGATCCGCACTGCCATCAGCATTCAGGCGACCC
Encoded here:
- the LOC119555222 gene encoding uncharacterized protein LOC119555222 isoform X2, giving the protein MLRWPVVCLLLPLLATAKFFDRCELANLLQHRFGLPAAQVATLVCIAQHSSDFNTAAFGGGAGLGGGSHGLFQISDVYWCSPPGQGKGCGLSCSSLRDDDIADDVLCVRKIYAEHQRISGDGFTAWQAYGAYCSHDAASYVAGCGGPGSTALAVAASYQKPQQVQVHSYPVTQYYHQVAQVQPQGKIYSRCELAQELFYQHKLPMPQIPTWVCIAQHESSFNTAAVGRLNADGSADHGLFQISDLFWCTHDQRAGKGCHATCNQFLDTSIADDVQCIRRIHQEHTQISGDGFNAWTVYQRNCLNQHYEQVAACFAKPPTHQHPNAIGGGGGPVKPKVSYAYQYGQVQVHQSPAVNQYYRPAAPVLSYPSYGAAYSSNPFLRPRPPSPPRQHPNAIGAPLKNQSPANPFYSHKQAVQYQPHYQTHFQTHYQRTGKVYNRCELAQELYFSHKFPMQELATWVCIAEHESSFKTAAVGRLNADGSADHGLFQISDLYWCTHGDGGGKGCHIDCNRLLDSDITDDVRCVRTIYEEHTRISGDGFTAWTVYNGHCRQKTRADIAGCFEGKDLPGEVAKPPRGNELVKKASPHSKGKIYNRCELAKELYHKHKLPMKEIPTWVCIAQHESSFNTAAVGKLNSDGSEDHGLFQISDIYWCSHDQTSGKACHIECDRLLDSDISDDVQCIRTIHEEHTRLSGDGFNAWTVYNGHCRNQNLAQLSDCFEGNEIAEADKISPYGERPQVKPHQLLLESPQQKKAANQNYVGNPFLQAAKQPTKVKNKITNNISAPKEPQSNKLYASNPFFNNQLQNKPNLASQKPNYERNPFLKAPMLITPTALTLHTSGEVKPHVSLSYAQNPFLSLLGKPIVPAQAPIKSKPQPKPSSPSHSPSKPTQLVNRPYVSSDSFRNEVIKFTATSAAAATTSSVTKQSVTTTTRKPLTATTRKPVSTAAKTTSLPLWSWQTSTTAKPTITESGNRFTATTKASAYPTTTRSVITNGPTTRPTIGAVTRATTRATAHSTYGSIRTTARPNLYLNTNPTTRSTTRLTTTPTRSPVSTTQKLQSTTSRPITKFNAKFEKGSTTQVQNQKATTANKNQTTISPYHAKYEETKIKTGAKTILSYEIGQNRNTTRPKSAFDVYLNWNQNLAGNH